The window GTGAGGTCTATGTTGGGGGTGGTGAGATAGAGCTTTCCGCCGGGTTTGAGAATGCGGTGCAGCTCTTCTAGGAAAAGGGTATCATCTACAATGTGCTCGATTACCTGGAAACAAAGCACAACATCAAAAGTATTGTCGGCCAGGGGAATGGGCGGTATCAGGGTTTCAATGAACTCTACGTTTTTATAACCCTTTGCCCGTTTCTTGGCAATGGCCGTGCTTTTATCCAGGGCAATGTAGCGGCTGCTTTTTGGCGCCAGCAGTTCAATGCCCCGGCCGTCGCCACAGCCAATTTCTGCCACAACACCCCCTATCTTGTCCTCAACATACAAATAGGGCTTTAACAAACGTTGATGTATAGGGTTATCCGACTGTATGGTTTCTGAAGTAACTTCTGTTTTAAAAAGAGCCATGAGTACAATAAAGGTTAATCCTTTTTTCTTATTTTGAAATTTCTTGTAGCACAGGTGTAAACTTTACAACTTGTTGCAATTTACACCTTGTGCCGTACGTGCACAATGTGCCATATATGCACCTGTGTGGTATGTGCGCTAAGGTACGGGATAATTTTTGATCAGTAAACAAAGCTTTTGTGGCTGGCTGCAAACGCCAGGCCCTCTTTTTCAATATGAAACATAGGTATTACCTGCATTTGTTTTTAGGGCTGCTGATTTGCAGCAACATTGGATTTGCCCAGGATCTTACTACAGCAAACCTAAGCTGGAAGTACCAGCCCGATGCACCGCTGCAGCTGGCCTGGGATCTTTACCAGCCGGTGGGCCAGCAGCCTGTGCTGATGCTGCAGCTGCAGCTGGGGCAGCCCTCCAGAACCAGCGCCTTAAGTGGCTATGTGCACTACCGCGACAGCCTGAACAATTCTGTATCGCTGCACCGGGAGGCCCTGTTCAGCTCTGTAAACAAAGGAGAAGCCACCCACCGCTTTCAGCATGCTATAGACACTACGAGGGGGGCAGCATGGCTGGTGGTAGAGCTCCAGCACCAGCATAACAGCGACAGCCTGCGCAGCTACTGGTATACCCTCAACATTCCTGCACTGCTGCACTTTGGCGCTCCCTCCTTTTTCCTGCAGCAACAGGATGCGCCGCTGGTAATGCCGTACGCCCTGGTGAATGAAACTTTTGCACCGCAATTTGCAGGCGCTACTGCCGCAGACAGCCTGATTATGTTTGTGTATGACCTTAATTTTCCGCCAGCCTCCACGCCCATGACAACGGCGCCCAATGCAGGCAGCAACAGAATGGAGATCAGCCGCCGGCAGAAAATAGCGGCACAGCAAGCCGTGGAACCACAAAGTGAAGGCTTTTATTTTCTGCAGGCCGATACCCTTAGCCTGAAGGGAAAAGGCATACGGGCCGAGAACAAATATTTTCCACGAACACGTACCATACCTGCTTTTGCAGGACCCATCCGCTACCTGAGCACCAACGAAGAGTGGACCGAGCTGGAGCGTGAAAATTTCAGCAAGCAGGCCCTGGATCGCTTCTGGCTGCGCATGACACAGTCGGAAGACAGGGCCCGCAAGATCATCCGAAGTTATTACCGCCGTGTAACGCAGGCCAACCGTATGTTTACCACCTTCAAAGAAGGCTGGAAAACCGATATGGGCATGATCTATGTCCTATATGGTCCGCCGGATGTGGTATACCAGCGGCCCGATGGCGAACACTGGCAGTACAGGGCCAAGGCCGATATTCCGGAAATAAACTTTACCTTTGTGCGCGCTGTAAATCCTTTCGACCCCAGGTACTACCAGCTGGTCAGGAACAGGGAATATGCGCGAACGCACTTTCAAACCGTAAGCAGATGGAGAAGAGGCCAAATTTTGCCTTAAGCACAGAGTTAGTAAACGACCAGGACCTGATTTTTGGCACACGTGCCGTACTGGAAGCCATACGTGCCGGCAGGGAAATAGAAAACCTGCTGGTACAGCGCGACCTGAACAACGACCTGATCAGGGAGCTAAAGGCCGAAGCTGCTGCGAACGAGATTACCTACCACAAGGTGCCGGTAGAAAAGCTGAACCGAATCACCAAAAAAAATCACCAGGGGGTTATCTGTTTCCTCTCCCCCATTCGCTACGCCCCCATACAGGAGGTTTTGGCTCATACCTTTGAGCTGGGCAGAATGCCGCTGGTGGTGGTACTGGACCGGGTAACAGATGTACGTAATTTCGGGGCCATTGCCCGCACGGCCGAATGCCTGGGTGCCGATGCCATTGTGATTCCCAGCCGTGGCAGTGCCCGCATCAATGCCGATGCCATGAAGACCTCTGCCGGCGCCCTTAATTACCTGCCTGTTTGCCGGGAAGACAACCTGAAAGATACGCTGCGTTTCTTAAAAGACAGTGGCCTGCAGGTGGTAGCCTGCACTGAAAAGGCCGCCTCTCCCATTGCTGAAAGTGATCTGATCGGCCCTGTAGCCCTGCTGATGGGCTCCGAAGAAGATGGTATTTCCGGAGAATACCTGAAGCTGGCCGACACAAGAGCCCTGGTGCCCATGCTGGGCCAGGTAGGCTCCCTCAACGTATCGGTAGCAACGGCTATCTGTTTGTACGAGGTGGTGCGGCAAAGGGGGCAAAAATAAACCCCGGGTCTCGCCAGACCGGATTTAAATCCGGGGCTAATAAACGATAGAGCGCTGCTGAATTCCTTATTTCAACTTGAAATAACAGCCAAAAACAACAGATTTATTAGCCCCGGACTTTAGTCCGGGGTCCGGGATCGCAAGCCCTACAAATATTTCTCCCCCTTCTGGGTCTTTACCTCATTCACATATTCCCGGAAACGGGCTTCATCGTCTTTTTTGCAGATGAGGATAACATCGTCGCACTGGGCTACCAGGTAGCCCTGCAGGCCCTGTACCACCACCAGATGATCCTGGTCTGATTTGATCATGCAGTCATTGGCTTCAAAGAGAATGGCATTGGCATCTACCGCATTATTTTTTTCGTCCTTGTTGCGGATCTCATGCAGAGAAGCCCATGAGCCCAGGTCGGACCACCCAAAATCGGCCAGCACCACATATACATTTTCAGCCTTCTCCATAATGCCGTAGTCAATGGAGATGTTCTTGCTCTGAGAATAGGCCGAGCGGATAAAATCTTCTTCCTTAGGGCTGTAATAGCATTCGGGGCAATCATCAAAAATCTCTGCCAGCTCAGGCAGGTGCTTTTCGTAAGCACCCACAATAGCATTGGCGCTCCAGATAAAGATGCCTGCATTCCAGACAAAATCACCGCTGTCCAGGAAAGTCTTTGCCAGCTCCAACTGCGGTTTCTCGGTAAAAGTCTTTACTTTTTTGAAAGTGGCTCCGGGCTCTTTGATGTACTGAATATAGCCATAACCCGTCTCAGGGCGGTTAGGACGAATGCCCAGTGTAATCAGCTTATCACCTTTCTCTGCTTCCTGCAGGGCTTTTTGCACGGTTTGGATAAATTCAGATTCATGAAAGATGGCATGGTCTGAAGGGGCTACCACCATGGCTGCTTTGGGGTTCTTCTGCCTTATCTTGTAGGCAGCATAGGCAACACAGGGCGCCGTATTCCGGCGTACGGGCTCGGCCAGGATCTGATCGTCCGAAAGCTCGGGCAGCTGCTCTTTTACCAGTGATACATAGGTGGTGTTGGTAACGATGTAAATGTTTTCCACAGGACATACATCCCTGAAACGGTTTGCTGTCATTTGCAGCAGAGACTGGCCGGTATTGAGCACATCCAGGAACTGCTTGGGCTGGCTGTTGCGGCTGTAAGGCCAGAAACGGCTACCAATGCCGCCGGCCATGATCACTACGTAATAGTTGGGGTTCATATTATATAATGCCTTCTTTGATAAGATTGTGAATGTGTACAAAGCCGACCACTTCCCGGGCCTCATCTTCTGTTACTACCACCAGCTGGCTGATATTGTTTTCCTGCATCAGCTGCAGGGCTTTAACGGCATAATCAGAAGGAAAAATAGTTTTTGGTCCCGGAGACATCAGGTCTATTGCCTTCAGTCCCCGCAGGTCATCATACTTCTGCAGCATACGCCGCAAATCGCCATCGGTGATGATCCCCTGCAGCTGACGGTCTGCAGATATTACTGCTGCTGCACCTAAGCGTTTACCTGAAATTTCTACGATAGTATCCTTCAGGCTGTCTTCCTCGAATACCACGGGCAGTTCATTTTCTTTATAGATATCGCTGACCTTCAGATACAATTGTTTGCCCAGCGATCCGCCGGGATGCAGGCGTGCAAAATCCTGGCTGGTAAAGCCACGGGCTTCCAGCAGGCATACAGCCAGCGCATCGCCCAGGGCCATTTGCACGGTGGTGCTGGTGGTAGGTGCCAGGTTATTGGGGCAGGCTTCCTGATCAATGGATGCATTCAGTATAAAATCAGCCTGCCTGGCCAGGTAGGAATTTGTATTGCAAACCATGGCCGCCATCAGGGCACCCGTTCTTTTCAGGAGCGGCACCAGCACTTTTATTTCCGGCGTACTTCCGCTTTTGGAAAGGCAAATGACCAGATCCTCTTTTTGCACCATGCCCAGATCGCCATGAATGGCATCGGCAGCATGCATAAATAAAGCCGGTGTACCCGTAGAATTAAGGGTGGCAACGATTTTATTGGCTACTATGGCACTTTTTCCGATGCCCGTAATCACTACCCTGCCCTTCAGGTCCAGAATAGCATGCACACAGGCTTCGAAGCTGCCATCGATGTATTCGCTAATCTGCTGTAGTGCAGCAGATTCCTGCCGCAATACTTTTTGTGCAATCTGCGTTAAATTCTTAGCTTTTAGCAAAGCGGATGCATTTTTCTTTTAAATTGCAAATATAGAAAAAAACGTGGCTTAACCTTAGAAAGAGTAGCGTACGATGTTAGTGGACCAAAAGGATGTCTTGAAAGAAAGGTTAAAGGAAGTATTCGGTTACGATCAGTTCAGAGGAAATCAGGAGGCTATCATGCAGAATGTGATGGATGGCCACAACACCTTTGTGATCATGCCAACAGGCGCAGGTAAATCTTTATGTTACCAGCTGCCCGCACTTGTACAAAAGGGAACGGCAATTGTCATTTCCCCCCTGATTGCCCTGATGAAAAACCAGGTAGATCAGCTGAATGCCCATGGCGTACAGGCACACTTCCTGAATTCTACCTTAAGCAAGGCAGAAATAAATAAGGTAAAAAGAGAAACCCTGGCCGGCAAAACCAAGCTGCTGTATGTAGCGCCGGAATCTCTTACAAAAGACGAAAACATAGATTTTCTTACAAAGGCAGATATTTCCTTTGTTGCGATCGATGAGGCACACTGTATCTCGGAGTGGGGGCATGATTTCCGCCCGGAGTACCGCCGTATCCGCACCATTATCAGCAGGCTGGGCAACCTGCCCGTCATAGCCCTCACCGCCACTGCCACCCCAAAGGTGCAGCAGGATATCCAGAAAAACCTGGAGATGGGCGATGCGGATGTGTTCATGTCTTCCTTCAACCGCAAAAACCTCTACTACGAGGTGCGGCCAAAGAAACATACCAAAAAACAGCTGGTAAAGTTTGTAAGTCAGCACAAAGGCAAATCGGGCATTGTATACTGCCTTAGCCGTAAAAAGGTAGAGGAAATTGCCGAGCTGCTGCGGGTAAACGGCTTTAAGGCTGCGCCCTACCATGCTGGTCTGGACCCTGCCGTGCGCATCAAGAACCAGGACGATTTCCTGAACGAGGAAACCGACATTATTGTAGCGACCATTGCCTTTGGCATGGGCATCGACAAACCTGATGTGCGCTTTGTGGTGCACTACGATACGCCCAAGTCGCTGGAGGGCTACTACCAGGAAACTGGCCGTGGCGGCCGCGATGGCCTCGACGGGCACTGCCTGATGTTCTACAGCTATAACGACATCATGAAGCTGGAGAAGTTCAACAAGGACAAACCAGTGACTGAACGCGACAATGCCAAGATCCTGCTGCAGGAGATGGCTTCCTATGCCGAATCATCCGTATGCCGGCGCAGGCAGCTGCTGCACTATTTTGGTGAATCTTTCGGCAAAGACTGCGGCTTTTGCGATAACTGCCTGAACCCACGCGAGCGTTACGAGGCGAAAGAGCACCTCCTGCTGGCCCTGCAGGCCGTAGACCAGACCGAACAGCGCTTTGCCCTGCAGCACCTGGCCGAGGTAATTCACGGTACCGAAAATCAATATGTGGTGAGCTACAGCCACAATACACTGCCTGTCTGGGCAAAAGGAAACACCTATCCGCTCGATTTCTGGAAATCGGTTATCCGCCAGGCCCTGCTCTATGAGTTCCTGGAGAAGGATATTGAAAACATTGGCATTCTGAAGATCACGCCAAAGGGTGCCGAATACCTTATCAATCCTGTTTCTGTAACCTTTACAAAGGACCATAACTACAGCACAGACGAGGTAGAGGAAGAAAACGAGAAAGAGGCGCCGGTGGCACAGCGTGCTTATGATGAAGCCCTGTTCAGCCTGCTGAAAGACCTGCGTAAAAAGCTGGCCAAGCAGAAAAACCTGCCTCCTTACGTGATCTTCCAGGATCCGTCTCTGGAAGAAATGGCCACTGTTTACCCCACCAGTACCGATGCCTTGAGCCAGATTCAGGGTGTGGGCATGGGAAAGGTGAGCAAGTTTGGCAAACCTTTCATAGAGGCTATCAAGAAATATGTTGAAGACAACGAAATAGAGCCTGCTACCGATATGGTGGTAAAAACCTCCGGTACACGCTCAAAAACCAAGATCTTCGTAATTCAGCAGATTGACCGCAAAATTGACCTGAAGGAAATTGCAGAGGCGCAAAACCTAAGCATGGACGAGCTGCTCTCCGAGATTGAGCACATCTGCTACTCAGGCACCAGGCTTAATCTTGATTACTACCTCGATGATTATATTGATGAGGAGCGTCAGGATGAGGTGTATGAGTATTTTATGGGTGCCGAATCGGATAGTCTGCGGCTTGCCCTGGATGAGCTGGGCAGCAACGACTATACCGAAGAAGAGCTCCGCCTGATGCGGGTAAAGTTTCTGTCGGAGAATGCGAATTAGAGGGGTATGAAGGGGTATGAGGTTTCAGGTATGAGGTATGAGCATCACACCTGATGTAAACATTCCATTTGCCGGGCCACGCAGGCTTGCGCCAGAGATAGTTCTTGTAGCATTAGTCTTTAGTCTAGCCTCTAACTTCTAACATCTCACTTCTAAACCAAATATACTTCATACCATAATCAGGCTCTCCCTTTCAAGAGAGCCTGTTTTATTTTAAATTTCGCATTCTTTTAACCTTCGACCTGTTCAGATATGAATATTCTTGTGATTGGATCGGGCGGCCGTGAGCATGCCATGGCCTGGAAAATGAGCCAGAGCCCCCGCTGCTCCAAACTTTTTGTAGCGCCGGGCAATGCCGGTACCGCTCAGCTGGCAACCAACCTGCCCATTGGTGTTGAAGATTTTGAAGGCATTAAAAAAGCAGTGCTCGAGCATGCCATTGAGCTGGTGGTCGTGGGGCCCGAGGCGCCCCTGGTGGCTGGCATCCGCGATTTCTTTGAGCAGGACGATCAGCTGAAAAAGATAGCCATTATTGGTCCAGGCAAGCATGGTGCCCAGCTGGAGGGTAGCAAGGACTTCTCGAAAACCTTTATGCTGCGCCACCGCATCCCCACAGCCGATGCCCGCACTTTCGATAAACAGTCGCTGGACGAAGGGCTGGAGTACCTGCAGGACATGACCCTGCCTGTGGTACTGAAAGCTGATGGACTGGCAGCAGGCAAAGGGGTGATAATCTGCCCCACCATTGGAGAAGCTGAAAATGTGCTGAAAGAAATGCTGGTGGATGAGAAGTTTGGCGACGCCAGCCAAAAAGTTTTGGTTGAGGAGTTTCTGGAGGGCACGGAACTTTCTGTTTTTGTGTTAACGGATGGAGAACATTATGTCATTCTGCCGGAAGCCAAGGATTACAAACGCATTGGCGAGGGCGATACAGGGCCCAATACCGGTGGTATGGGTGCCGTTTCGCCGGTAAGCATTGCCGACCGTGATTTTATGGAAATGGTGGAAGAGCGGGTGGTAAAACGCACTATTGCGGGCCTGCAGCAGGACAGGATCCCTTTTCAGGGTTTTCTGTTCATAGGGCTGATGAAGATGAAAGGTGAGCCTTACGTGATTGAATATAATGTGCGGATGGGCGATCCTGAAACTGAGGCCGTACTGCCCCGGGTAGAAAACGACCTGGTAGAGCTGTTTATGGCTACTGCCAAGGGCAGGCTAAACGAGCTGGTGCTGAAAACAGCCCCCTTTGCAACGGCCACCGTGGTAATGGCTGCTGGCGGGTACCCCGATGCCTACGAAAAGGGTAAGGAAATATCCGGCCTTCCGTCTGAAGCATCCGACCATGCGCATGTATTTCATGCCGGCACCCGGGAGCAGGAGGGAAAGGTGGTAAGCAATGGCGGCAGGGTGCTAGCCGTAACCGGACAGGGACCTACGCTGAAGGAAGCATTGGACAATGTTTACAGCCAGGTAGAAAACATCAGGTGGGAAAAAAGCTATTTCCGCCGCGATATTGGGCAGGATGT of the Flammeovirgaceae bacterium 311 genome contains:
- a CDS encoding TrmH family RNA methyltransferase (COG0566 rRNA methylases) gives rise to the protein MEKRPNFALSTELVNDQDLIFGTRAVLEAIRAGREIENLLVQRDLNNDLIRELKAEAAANEITYHKVPVEKLNRITKKNHQGVICFLSPIRYAPIQEVLAHTFELGRMPLVVVLDRVTDVRNFGAIARTAECLGADAIVIPSRGSARINADAMKTSAGALNYLPVCREDNLKDTLRFLKDSGLQVVACTEKAASPIAESDLIGPVALLMGSEEDGISGEYLKLADTRALVPMLGQVGSLNVSVATAICLYEVVRQRGQK
- a CDS encoding Methyltransferase type 11 (COG0500 SAM-dependent methyltransferases) → MALFKTEVTSETIQSDNPIHQRLLKPYLYVEDKIGGVVAEIGCGDGRGIELLAPKSSRYIALDKSTAIAKKRAKGYKNVEFIETLIPPIPLADNTFDVVLCFQVIEHIVDDTLFLEELHRILKPGGKLYLTTPNIDLTLTRNPWHIREYKADELTRLSASIFKEVEMLGISGNEKVMTYYAQNKESVARITRWDILNLQHRLPSGILKVPYEIMNRLNRNKLNKQNQGLVQELSHEDYLISQDPESSLDLFLVGVK
- a CDS encoding phosphoribosylamine--glycine ligase (COG0151 Phosphoribosylamine-glycine ligase) is translated as MNILVIGSGGREHAMAWKMSQSPRCSKLFVAPGNAGTAQLATNLPIGVEDFEGIKKAVLEHAIELVVVGPEAPLVAGIRDFFEQDDQLKKIAIIGPGKHGAQLEGSKDFSKTFMLRHRIPTADARTFDKQSLDEGLEYLQDMTLPVVLKADGLAAGKGVIICPTIGEAENVLKEMLVDEKFGDASQKVLVEEFLEGTELSVFVLTDGEHYVILPEAKDYKRIGEGDTGPNTGGMGAVSPVSIADRDFMEMVEERVVKRTIAGLQQDRIPFQGFLFIGLMKMKGEPYVIEYNVRMGDPETEAVLPRVENDLVELFMATAKGRLNELVLKTAPFATATVVMAAGGYPDAYEKGKEISGLPSEASDHAHVFHAGTREQEGKVVSNGGRVLAVTGQGPTLKEALDNVYSQVENIRWEKSYFRRDIGQDVLV
- a CDS encoding mannose-1-phosphate guanylyltransferase (GDP) (COG0836 Mannose-1-phosphate guanylyltransferase), translated to MNPNYYVVIMAGGIGSRFWPYSRNSQPKQFLDVLNTGQSLLQMTANRFRDVCPVENIYIVTNTTYVSLVKEQLPELSDDQILAEPVRRNTAPCVAYAAYKIRQKNPKAAMVVAPSDHAIFHESEFIQTVQKALQEAEKGDKLITLGIRPNRPETGYGYIQYIKEPGATFKKVKTFTEKPQLELAKTFLDSGDFVWNAGIFIWSANAIVGAYEKHLPELAEIFDDCPECYYSPKEEDFIRSAYSQSKNISIDYGIMEKAENVYVVLADFGWSDLGSWASLHEIRNKDEKNNAVDANAILFEANDCMIKSDQDHLVVVQGLQGYLVAQCDDVILICKKDDEARFREYVNEVKTQKGEKYL
- a CDS encoding ATP-dependent DNA helicase RecQ (COG0514 Superfamily II DNA helicase), with amino-acid sequence MLVDQKDVLKERLKEVFGYDQFRGNQEAIMQNVMDGHNTFVIMPTGAGKSLCYQLPALVQKGTAIVISPLIALMKNQVDQLNAHGVQAHFLNSTLSKAEINKVKRETLAGKTKLLYVAPESLTKDENIDFLTKADISFVAIDEAHCISEWGHDFRPEYRRIRTIISRLGNLPVIALTATATPKVQQDIQKNLEMGDADVFMSSFNRKNLYYEVRPKKHTKKQLVKFVSQHKGKSGIVYCLSRKKVEEIAELLRVNGFKAAPYHAGLDPAVRIKNQDDFLNEETDIIVATIAFGMGIDKPDVRFVVHYDTPKSLEGYYQETGRGGRDGLDGHCLMFYSYNDIMKLEKFNKDKPVTERDNAKILLQEMASYAESSVCRRRQLLHYFGESFGKDCGFCDNCLNPRERYEAKEHLLLALQAVDQTEQRFALQHLAEVIHGTENQYVVSYSHNTLPVWAKGNTYPLDFWKSVIRQALLYEFLEKDIENIGILKITPKGAEYLINPVSVTFTKDHNYSTDEVEEENEKEAPVAQRAYDEALFSLLKDLRKKLAKQKNLPPYVIFQDPSLEEMATVYPTSTDALSQIQGVGMGKVSKFGKPFIEAIKKYVEDNEIEPATDMVVKTSGTRSKTKIFVIQQIDRKIDLKEIAEAQNLSMDELLSEIEHICYSGTRLNLDYYLDDYIDEERQDEVYEYFMGAESDSLRLALDELGSNDYTEEELRLMRVKFLSENAN
- a CDS encoding KpsF/GutQ family protein (COG0794 Predicted sugar phosphate isomerase involved in capsule formation) → MLKAKNLTQIAQKVLRQESAALQQISEYIDGSFEACVHAILDLKGRVVITGIGKSAIVANKIVATLNSTGTPALFMHAADAIHGDLGMVQKEDLVICLSKSGSTPEIKVLVPLLKRTGALMAAMVCNTNSYLARQADFILNASIDQEACPNNLAPTTSTTVQMALGDALAVCLLEARGFTSQDFARLHPGGSLGKQLYLKVSDIYKENELPVVFEEDSLKDTIVEISGKRLGAAAVISADRQLQGIITDGDLRRMLQKYDDLRGLKAIDLMSPGPKTIFPSDYAVKALQLMQENNISQLVVVTEDEAREVVGFVHIHNLIKEGII